Proteins found in one Columba livia isolate bColLiv1 breed racing homer chromosome 11, bColLiv1.pat.W.v2, whole genome shotgun sequence genomic segment:
- the RAB27A gene encoding ras-related protein Rab-27A, producing the protein MSDGDYDYLIKFLALGDSGVGKTSLLYQYTDGKFNSKFITTVGIDFREKRVVYRPNGPDGVGGRGQRIHLQLWDTAGQERFRSLTTAFFRDAMGFLLLFDLTNEQSFLNVRNWISQLQMHAYCENPDIVLCGNKSDLEDQRMVKEDEAKELAEKYGIPYFETSAANGNNVSKAIETLLDLIMKRMERCVDKSWIPEGVVRSNGHSSTEQLNEEQEKGKCSC; encoded by the exons ATGTCTGACGGGGACTATGATTACCTCATAAAATTTCTAGCACTTGGTGATTCTGGAGTAGGAAAGACCAGCCTTCTTTACCAATATACGGATGGCAAATTTAATTCCAAATTTATCACAACAGTGGGCATTGACTTTCGGGAAAAGAGAGTG GTGTACAGGCCCAATGGGCCAGACGGTGTTGGTGGCAGAGGACAGAGGATCCACCTCCAGCTCTGGGACACCGCCGGGCAGGAAAG GTTTCGTAGCTTGACAACAGCTTTCTTCAGAGATGCCATGGGGTTTCTTCTGCTCTTCGATCTGACGAATGAGCAAAGCTTTCTAAATGTCAGGAACTGGATAA GTCAGCTACAAATGCATGCATATTGTGAAAACCCTGACATTGTGTTATGTGGAAACAAGAGTGATCtggaagaccaaagaatggtGAAAGAAGACGAGGCTAAGGAACTTGCAGAAAAATATGG AATACCGTATTTTGAAACCAGTGCAGCTAATGGGAATAACGTAAGCAAAGCCATTGAAACTCTGCTTGACCTCATTATGAAGCGCATGGAACGGTGTGTGGATAAATCCTGGATCCCAGAAGGGGTGGTGCGCTCCAATGGGCACAGCTCTACAGAACAACTGAATGAGGAgcaagaaaaaggcaaatgcaGCTGTTAA
- the RSL24D1 gene encoding probable ribosome biogenesis protein RLP24: protein MRIEKCYFCSGPIYPGHGVMFVRNDCKVFRFCKSKCHRNFKKKRNPRKMRWTKAFRKAAGKELTVDNSFEFEKRRNEPVKYQRELWNKTVDAMKRVEEIKQKRQARFIMNRLKKSKELQKAEDIKEVKQNIHLLRAPHAGTPKQLEDRMVQELQEDVAMEEDS, encoded by the exons ATGCGCATCGAGAAGTGCTACTTCTGCTCGGGGCCCATCTACCCGGGCCACGGCGTCATGTTTGTGCGCAACGACTGCAAG GTATTTAGATTCTGCAAATCAAAATGCCACAGAAACTTTAAGAAGAAGCGAAATCCCAGAAAGATGAGATGGACTAAAGCATTCCGGAAAGCAGCTGGCAAAGAATTGACAGTG GATAATTCATTTGAGTTTGAAAAACGTAGAAATGAACCAGTGAAATACCAGAGAGAGTTGTGGAACAAGACTG ttGATGCAATGAAGAGAGtggaggaaataaagcaaaaacgCCAGGCAAGATTTATTATGAACAG ATTAAAGAAGAGCAAAGAGTTGCAGAAGGCAGAAGACATCAAGGAAGTCAAACAGAATATTCACCTTCTTCGGGCTCCCCACGCAG gCACACCAAAACAGCTGGAGGACAGAatggtgcaggagctgcaggaggatgTGGCTATGGAAGAAGACTCTTAA